One window of the Haloarcula halobia genome contains the following:
- a CDS encoding tRNA (guanine(26)-N(2))-dimethyltransferase, translating into MRVSEGQVTVEVPEQPDAGKGADVFFNPVQELNRDVTVAVLRAYRERDDGAESYLDATAASGIRGVRAAADGWETTLCDIDDAATALCERNLERNGLAAAVQRENANVLMHSEAFDVVDVDPFGTPIPFADAAIQGTKRLLCVTATDTAPLCGAHFESGVRSYGAVPRNTEFHAEMGMRVLLSAMVRTAARYDIAARPILSHATKHYARTYLEFDHGARVANDCIDDLGYVYHCQRCLWRDHDFGLIADAPAECPNCGEHLQTAGPIWLARTCAPAFAETVTDQLSEDMGTADEAADLLATLAAELDTPTHYDQHRLCKRWGRGAEAMDSFIEKLRDAGFDASRTHYGGTTFKTDADVVAVRDATAE; encoded by the coding sequence ATGCGCGTCAGCGAGGGACAGGTGACGGTCGAGGTGCCCGAACAGCCCGACGCGGGCAAGGGGGCAGACGTGTTCTTCAACCCCGTCCAGGAGCTGAATCGGGACGTGACGGTGGCCGTACTGCGGGCCTACCGCGAGCGAGACGACGGGGCCGAGTCGTATCTCGACGCGACGGCCGCGAGCGGTATCCGCGGCGTCCGGGCGGCCGCCGACGGCTGGGAGACGACGCTGTGTGACATCGACGACGCGGCGACGGCGCTCTGTGAGCGCAACCTCGAGCGCAACGGTCTCGCCGCCGCCGTCCAGCGCGAGAACGCCAACGTCCTGATGCACTCAGAGGCCTTCGACGTGGTCGACGTGGACCCCTTCGGCACGCCCATCCCCTTCGCCGACGCGGCCATCCAGGGGACGAAACGCCTGCTCTGTGTCACCGCCACCGACACCGCGCCGCTGTGTGGGGCGCACTTCGAGAGCGGCGTCCGCTCGTACGGCGCGGTCCCGCGCAACACGGAGTTCCACGCCGAGATGGGGATGCGCGTCCTCCTCTCGGCGATGGTCCGGACCGCCGCGCGTTACGACATCGCCGCCCGCCCCATCCTGAGCCACGCGACGAAACACTACGCCCGCACGTACCTCGAGTTCGACCACGGCGCGCGCGTCGCCAACGACTGTATCGACGACCTGGGCTACGTCTATCACTGCCAGCGCTGTCTCTGGCGCGACCACGACTTTGGCCTCATCGCCGACGCGCCAGCCGAGTGTCCGAACTGCGGCGAGCACCTCCAGACGGCGGGCCCCATCTGGCTCGCCCGGACGTGTGCCCCCGCGTTCGCCGAGACGGTCACCGATCAGCTGAGCGAGGACATGGGCACCGCCGACGAGGCGGCCGACCTGCTCGCGACGCTCGCGGCCGAACTCGACACCCCGACCCACTACGACCAGCACCGCCTCTGCAAGCGGTGGGGGCGTGGCGCGGAGGCGATGGACTCCTTCATCGAGAAACTGCGAGACGCGGGCTTCGACGCCTCCCGAACCCACTACGGCGGGACGACGTTCAAGACCGACGCCGACGTGGTCGCGGTCCGCGACGCGACCGCCGAGTGA
- a CDS encoding 50S ribosomal protein L40e, which yields MASFEAASDRLLNKQICMRCNARNPQRAEQCRKCGYGNLRPKAKEVRNA from the coding sequence ATGGCTAGTTTCGAGGCTGCGTCAGACCGACTCCTGAACAAGCAGATCTGCATGCGCTGTAACGCCCGCAACCCCCAGCGCGCCGAGCAGTGCCGCAAGTGCGGCTACGGCAACCTCCGCCCGAAGGCGAAGGAAGTTCGGAACGCGTAA
- a CDS encoding histidine kinase N-terminal 7TM domain-containing protein, which yields MAASIPWLAVGSFASGLGSLYLLAQLREHRGKPGADWFVATIVTITVWCVAAGVGALVFDPAIRLALEMVVWLCLTWIGVFFLAFALGYTGRTGLLEGWGFRAGVAIPLATSALIVTNPLHGLLWEGFQVVGSLGGAAAEYAILPAGHVAVLVAMLFVSFGTLLVFDTVVSYGPLYRREAVAVGLSPIPPGVALLAWAGGIGPAANLTTLFFLPHIALDTYAFVRSDMFEFHPATRRAGERAAIDDIATPVAIVDVDGRVVNLNPAAEGMLAMDKRAALTRSLGNLLDGDAVSADGEPDRVTVENGGSPREFKLEQTELRDEGGTQLGYTVVFQDVTDEIRRERRLEVLNRFLRHNVRNEGVVIQARAALLAEDLTGDHAAHAETIGAAVDRLVESGAKARTLSEVGADDEALVSVDLHRSVTAVVDGLADEHGGEVTVSVPETLSLTTQPDLLDVVVENLVENALAHVDDPAVTVGAMTDGDEVVLTVSDDGPGVPDHERAVLERGRETDLAHGSGMGLWLVCWATTALGGTLSLDTSDGTTATVRLPRDRTTGER from the coding sequence ATGGCTGCCAGCATCCCCTGGCTCGCCGTGGGGTCGTTCGCGTCGGGGCTGGGCTCGCTCTACCTGCTCGCCCAGCTGCGCGAGCATCGGGGGAAACCGGGCGCGGACTGGTTCGTCGCGACCATCGTGACCATCACGGTGTGGTGCGTCGCGGCCGGCGTCGGCGCGCTGGTGTTCGACCCGGCGATCCGTCTGGCCCTGGAGATGGTCGTCTGGCTCTGTCTGACCTGGATCGGCGTTTTCTTCCTGGCGTTCGCGCTGGGCTATACGGGCCGGACGGGCCTGCTCGAAGGGTGGGGCTTCCGGGCCGGGGTGGCCATCCCGCTGGCGACGTCGGCGCTGATCGTGACGAACCCGCTGCACGGCCTCCTCTGGGAGGGGTTCCAGGTCGTCGGGTCACTGGGTGGTGCGGCCGCCGAGTACGCGATCTTGCCCGCCGGACACGTCGCCGTCCTCGTCGCGATGCTGTTTGTCAGTTTCGGCACGCTGCTGGTCTTCGACACCGTCGTCAGTTACGGGCCGCTCTACCGGCGCGAGGCGGTGGCGGTCGGGCTGAGTCCGATTCCGCCGGGCGTCGCGTTGCTGGCCTGGGCGGGCGGTATCGGCCCGGCGGCGAACCTCACGACGCTGTTCTTCCTGCCACACATCGCGCTGGACACCTACGCATTCGTCCGCAGCGACATGTTCGAGTTCCACCCGGCGACCCGCCGGGCGGGCGAGCGGGCGGCCATCGACGACATCGCGACGCCGGTGGCCATCGTCGACGTCGACGGCCGGGTGGTCAACCTCAATCCCGCCGCCGAGGGGATGCTCGCGATGGACAAGCGGGCGGCGCTGACCCGGTCCCTGGGTAACCTGCTCGACGGGGACGCCGTCAGCGCCGACGGCGAACCGGACCGAGTGACCGTCGAGAACGGCGGGTCGCCACGCGAGTTCAAGCTCGAGCAGACGGAACTGCGCGACGAGGGTGGCACCCAACTGGGCTACACCGTCGTCTTCCAGGACGTCACCGACGAGATCCGCCGCGAGCGGCGACTCGAGGTCCTCAACCGGTTTCTCAGGCACAACGTCCGCAACGAGGGCGTGGTCATCCAGGCGCGGGCGGCGTTGCTCGCCGAGGACCTGACCGGCGACCACGCCGCCCACGCCGAGACCATCGGGGCCGCCGTGGACCGACTCGTCGAGTCGGGGGCGAAGGCCCGGACGCTCTCGGAGGTGGGTGCCGACGACGAGGCGCTGGTGTCGGTCGACCTCCATCGCTCGGTCACCGCCGTCGTCGACGGCCTGGCCGACGAGCACGGGGGCGAGGTCACGGTGTCGGTGCCCGAGACGCTCTCGCTGACGACCCAGCCCGACCTGCTCGACGTGGTGGTCGAGAACCTCGTCGAGAACGCCCTGGCGCACGTCGACGATCCGGCGGTGACCGTCGGGGCGATGACCGACGGTGACGAGGTCGTCCTCACGGTCAGCGACGACGGCCCGGGCGTGCCGGACCACGAACGCGCGGTCCTCGAGCGCGGGCGCGAGACCGACCTGGCCCACGGCAGCGGCATGGGCCTGTGGCTGGTCTGCTGGGCGACGACCGCCCTGGGCGGGACCCTTTCCTTGGACACGAGCGACGGGACGACGGCGACGGTCAGGCTGCCGCGGGACAGGACCACCGGCGAGCGGTAG
- a CDS encoding MBL fold metallo-hydrolase, producing MEVHNVTADAETFTCNAYLALGEQTVLVDAGAMDGVVDVIREHTDALDAVVLTHQHGDHVQQLDAVLDAFEADLYAYATHPRRTHELAAGDTVTVGDEACEVVSTPGHADDHVSLVSDRSLFSGDVVVHDDGAFEGGSFGRTDRPGQSRERLIESIRELLDRMPEGVEHMYAGHGGVFHGDVRAIVERALERAERREPKYPDE from the coding sequence ATGGAAGTCCACAACGTCACCGCCGACGCCGAGACGTTCACCTGCAACGCGTACCTCGCACTCGGCGAACAGACAGTACTCGTCGACGCGGGCGCGATGGACGGCGTCGTCGACGTGATTCGCGAACACACCGACGCGCTCGACGCCGTCGTCCTGACCCACCAGCACGGCGACCACGTCCAGCAGCTCGACGCCGTCCTGGACGCGTTCGAGGCCGACCTGTACGCCTACGCTACGCACCCGCGCCGGACCCACGAACTCGCGGCCGGCGATACGGTCACGGTCGGCGACGAGGCCTGCGAGGTGGTCTCCACGCCCGGCCACGCCGACGACCACGTCTCGCTGGTCTCGGACCGGTCGCTGTTCTCGGGCGACGTGGTCGTCCACGACGACGGCGCGTTCGAGGGCGGCTCCTTCGGCCGCACCGACCGGCCCGGGCAGTCACGCGAACGGCTCATCGAGAGCATCCGCGAGTTGCTCGACCGGATGCCGGAGGGGGTCGAACACATGTACGCCGGCCACGGGGGCGTCTTCCACGGCGACGTGCGGGCAATCGTCGAGCGCGCGCTCGAACGGGCCGAACGCCGCGAGCCGAAGTACCCCGACGAGTGA
- a CDS encoding YihY/virulence factor BrkB family protein, with amino-acid sequence MNTARAFAVTRDLVDTVRTEQISFLAASIAYYMFVSVIPLLLLGLVVGSLVGGEAFAARIVGAVASALTPAAQGLLESALTSGVGRGGATVVGLAVLLWGALKMFRGFDLAFARIYGSVQSHSLVDQLRDALAALLGIGLALASLGAVAMIGAFFGLQLAFGGLLLIPVLAVAFFPLYYVFPDEEMTVRGAAPGALLAAVGWTVLGTAFGVYAAQADAFQLYGVFGGVLLLVTWFYFGGQVLLVGAALNAVLAGVRDRQLQHEPPRESSKAMSEDADARAGDTPSPGGEPDPERSPDDLSEEELAALREEFESFREEVDDRTLHREDVEADLKRYVRRRMRRGHARGWGPYVVLLYGTLMTLGAFYYLEGAWAVLAMLVVWLSTLGLYVVMVVVGVTVSAAGVPGRVADRVRDWRD; translated from the coding sequence GTGAACACCGCACGGGCGTTCGCGGTCACTCGTGACCTCGTCGACACCGTCCGGACCGAGCAGATATCCTTCCTCGCCGCCAGCATCGCCTACTACATGTTCGTCTCGGTGATTCCGCTCCTGTTGCTGGGGCTGGTCGTCGGGTCGCTGGTGGGCGGCGAGGCGTTCGCCGCGCGTATCGTCGGCGCTGTGGCCTCTGCGCTCACGCCGGCGGCACAGGGGTTGCTCGAGAGTGCACTGACGAGCGGCGTGGGACGCGGCGGGGCGACGGTCGTCGGACTCGCGGTGCTGCTGTGGGGGGCGCTGAAGATGTTCCGGGGGTTCGATTTGGCCTTCGCCCGCATCTACGGGAGCGTACAGAGCCACTCGTTGGTCGACCAGTTGCGCGACGCGCTGGCGGCGCTGCTGGGTATCGGTCTGGCGCTCGCCAGCCTCGGCGCCGTCGCGATGATCGGGGCGTTCTTTGGCCTCCAGCTGGCCTTTGGCGGCCTCCTCTTGATTCCCGTCCTCGCGGTGGCGTTCTTCCCGCTGTACTACGTCTTCCCCGACGAGGAGATGACCGTCCGGGGGGCGGCCCCGGGGGCGCTCCTGGCCGCCGTGGGCTGGACGGTGCTCGGCACCGCCTTCGGCGTCTACGCCGCCCAGGCCGACGCCTTCCAGCTGTACGGGGTCTTCGGCGGCGTCCTCCTGCTCGTGACGTGGTTTTACTTCGGCGGGCAGGTCCTGCTGGTCGGCGCGGCGCTCAACGCCGTGCTCGCAGGTGTCCGGGACCGGCAATTACAACACGAACCGCCTCGAGAGTCCAGCAAAGCGATGAGCGAGGACGCCGATGCACGCGCCGGCGACACGCCGTCCCCCGGCGGCGAACCCGACCCGGAGCGGTCGCCCGACGACCTGTCAGAGGAGGAGCTCGCGGCGCTTCGCGAGGAGTTCGAGTCGTTCCGCGAGGAGGTCGACGACCGCACTCTCCACCGCGAGGACGTCGAGGCGGACCTGAAACGGTACGTCCGCCGACGGATGCGCCGGGGTCACGCCCGAGGCTGGGGCCCCTACGTCGTCCTGTTGTACGGGACGCTGATGACGCTGGGCGCGTTCTACTACCTGGAGGGGGCGTGGGCCGTCCTGGCGATGCTGGTCGTCTGGCTCTCGACGCTTGGCCTGTACGTCGTGATGGTCGTCGTCGGCGTCACCGTCTCCGCGGCGGGCGTCCCCGGCCGGGTCGCCGACCGGGTCCGCGACTGGCGGGACTGA
- a CDS encoding diadenylate cyclase, giving the protein MPDSSPLRARYATSHELMDVIRYATETLSIEFDRWDERHVTGPSLYVLIVAGIDFGNYTDPLGRNTWPVDKCEVVQRESEAFLEVARDVAFDRDGAVVVAGDGTIQEQMVRVRNLSAAERERTDEISPADWMGTKHLSALEASARQQVLWAITLSEQNGRVTTFLDGEYRDYEQDDLGGRWRVD; this is encoded by the coding sequence ATGCCAGACTCAAGCCCACTTCGAGCGAGGTACGCCACGAGCCACGAACTCATGGACGTCATCAGGTACGCCACCGAGACGCTGAGCATCGAGTTCGACCGGTGGGACGAGCGCCACGTGACCGGACCGAGCCTCTACGTGTTGATCGTCGCTGGCATCGACTTCGGGAACTACACCGACCCCCTCGGGCGGAACACGTGGCCGGTCGACAAGTGTGAGGTCGTCCAGCGCGAGTCGGAGGCGTTCCTCGAGGTCGCCCGCGACGTGGCGTTCGACCGCGACGGTGCCGTCGTCGTCGCCGGCGACGGGACGATACAGGAGCAGATGGTCCGAGTCCGGAACCTCAGTGCGGCCGAACGCGAGCGGACTGACGAGATCAGCCCCGCCGACTGGATGGGGACCAAACACCTGAGCGCACTGGAGGCGTCGGCCCGCCAGCAGGTGCTGTGGGCCATCACACTGAGCGAGCAGAACGGGCGCGTCACGACGTTTCTGGACGGAGAGTACCGGGATTACGAACAGGACGACCTCGGCGGTCGGTGGCGCGTCGACTGA
- a CDS encoding NUDIX hydrolase, with product MPVQNVEHVTKACAYITRNGSELLVFEGPGHDGLQIPKGTVEPGESPREAVFREIAEESGLATIETPRHLVTDIWTRRESPPKRYVRNFYHAPVHESRDTWTHVVTGTGAERGATFEFSWVDLPANGPFALDLDDYLHALPGVETEPVANVAAD from the coding sequence ATGCCAGTACAGAACGTCGAACACGTCACGAAGGCCTGTGCCTACATCACCAGGAACGGGTCGGAACTGCTGGTGTTCGAGGGACCGGGCCACGACGGCCTGCAGATACCGAAAGGCACCGTCGAACCGGGCGAGTCGCCCCGCGAGGCGGTGTTCAGGGAGATCGCCGAGGAGAGCGGGCTGGCGACCATCGAGACGCCGCGACACCTTGTCACCGACATCTGGACCCGGCGGGAGTCCCCGCCCAAGCGGTACGTGCGCAACTTCTATCACGCGCCGGTCCACGAGTCCCGGGACACCTGGACCCACGTCGTCACCGGGACCGGCGCGGAGCGGGGGGCGACCTTCGAGTTCTCGTGGGTCGACCTCCCGGCGAACGGCCCCTTCGCACTCGATCTGGACGACTACCTGCACGCCCTGCCGGGCGTCGAGACGGAGCCGGTGGCGAACGTCGCGGCCGACTAA
- a CDS encoding ThuA domain-containing protein: MVSVTVWNEFVHEREDDAVAEIYPDGIHTVIADALADRGHGTRTATLEEPDHGLTEAVLEDTDVLVWWGHAAHHEVDDEVVERVAERVHEGMGLIVLHSAHASKPFKRLLGTPCDLTWREGDERERLWVVDPGHPIADGLDDALVFDEAETYGEPFGIPEPDRLVFTSWFEGGEVFRSGCCFRRGRGRIFYFRPGHETYPIYHREDVQQVLDNAVRWATPSEGADAYAGNRNVEAPESR; this comes from the coding sequence ATGGTCTCCGTCACCGTCTGGAACGAGTTCGTCCACGAGCGAGAAGACGACGCCGTCGCCGAGATTTATCCCGACGGCATCCACACCGTCATCGCCGACGCGCTGGCCGACCGGGGCCACGGCACCCGGACGGCCACGCTCGAGGAGCCCGACCACGGGCTCACCGAGGCGGTACTCGAGGACACCGACGTCCTGGTCTGGTGGGGCCACGCCGCCCACCACGAGGTCGACGACGAGGTGGTCGAGCGGGTCGCCGAACGCGTCCACGAGGGGATGGGCCTCATCGTGCTCCACTCGGCCCACGCCTCGAAGCCGTTCAAGCGCCTCCTGGGGACGCCCTGTGACCTCACCTGGCGCGAGGGCGACGAGCGCGAGCGCCTGTGGGTCGTCGATCCCGGCCACCCCATCGCCGACGGGCTGGACGACGCGCTGGTCTTCGACGAGGCCGAGACGTACGGCGAACCCTTCGGTATCCCCGAACCCGACCGCCTCGTCTTCACCTCCTGGTTCGAGGGCGGCGAGGTGTTCCGCAGCGGCTGTTGCTTCCGGCGGGGCCGCGGTCGGATATTCTACTTCCGACCCGGCCACGAGACCTATCCAATCTACCACCGCGAGGACGTCCAGCAGGTGCTCGACAACGCCGTCCGGTGGGCGACCCCGTCGGAGGGAGCCGACGCCTACGCCGGCAACCGCAACGTCGAGGCGCCAGAGTCACGCTGA